A portion of the Drosophila sechellia strain sech25 chromosome 2R, ASM438219v1, whole genome shotgun sequence genome contains these proteins:
- the LOC6609723 gene encoding mucin-2, which translates to MMFAVALCLLLATSGFALVPKHPADLVSMLARQQFAVRTLMGAPEVRDESNLVNDCFTHYMEDQTNVIMRYNLQYTGCLRTAQTGRDELTKESASEREALLDRTNQMCSSLTQCDTLVDGLHFFDCYRNASSDSYKVMFTLNSDSSLDFNRISAKYQVIETDLTDCVDSARLDYAHDMDACDENLTMCLKGGETSPQPTVSTTPVVPSTTTTTEAPVSTTPEAPSTTTTTEAPVSTTPVAPSTTTTTEAPVSTTPEAPSTTTTTEAPVSTTPVAPSTTTTTEAPVSTTPVAPSTTEAPVSTTPVAPSTITTTEAPVSTTPVAPSTTEAPVSTTPVAPSTITTTEAPVSTTPVAPSTTTTTDAPVSTTPVAPSTTEAPVSTTPVAPSTITTTEAPVSTTPVAPSTTTTTEAPVSTTPVAPSSTTTTEAPVSTTPVAPSTTTTTDAPVSTTPVAPSTTTTTEAPVSTTPVAPSTTTTTESPVSSTPESTTEAASTSERSPEEDIDRSLRLGQRRSWNLFKRFF; encoded by the exons ATGATGTTCGCTGTTGCCCTGTGCCTGCTATTGGCCACCAGTGGCTTTGCCCTGGTTCCGAAACATCCCGCCGACCTAGTCTCCATGTTGGCTCGCCAACAGTTCGCCGTTCGCACTTTAATGGGCGCTCCGGAGGTACGGGATGAATCGAACCTGGTCAATGACTGCTTCACCCACTACATGGAGGACCAGACCAACGTGATCATGAGGTACAACCTACAGTACACCGGATGTCTGAGGACCGCACAAACTGGTCGGGATGAGCTCACTAAGGAGAGCGCCTCGGAGCGCGAAGCCCTTCTGGATCGCACCAACCAAATGTGCTCCAGTCTGACCCAGTGCGATACCCTTGTTGATGGCCTGCATTTCTTCGATTGCTACCGCAATGCC TCCTCCGACAGCTACAAGGTTATGTTCACCCTGAACAGTGACTCCAGCCTGGACTTCAATCGCATCAGTGCCAAGTACCAAGTGATCGAGACCGATCTTACCGACTGTGTGGATTCAGCTCGCTTGGATTACGCCCACGACATGGACGCGTGCGACGAGAATCTGACGATGTGCTTAAAGGGAGGCGAGACTTCCCCCCAACCGACTGTTTCCACTACTCCTGTGGTTCCATCGACTACTACGACTACTGAAGCTCCAGTGTCCACTACTCCTGAAGCTCCATCGACTACTACGACTACTGAAGCTCCAGTGTCCACTACTCCTGTAGCTCCATCGACAACTACGACTACTGAAGCTCCAGTGTCCACTACTCCTGAAGCTCCATCGACTACTACGACTACTGAAGCTCCAGTGTCCACTACTCCTGTAGCTCCATCGACAACTACGACTACTGAAGCTCCAGTGTCCACTACTCCTGTAGCTCCATCGACTACTGAAGCTCCAGTGTCCACTACTCCTGTAGCTCCATCGACTATTACGACTACTGAAGCTCCAGTGTCCACTACTCCTGTTGCTCCATCGACTACTGAAGCTCCAGTGTCCACTACTCCTGTAGCTCCATCGACTATTACGACTACTGAAGCTCCAGTGTCCACTACTCCTGTAGCTCCATCAACTACTACGACTACTGACGCTCCAGTCTCCACTACTCCTGTTGCTCCATCGACTACTGAAGCTCCAGTGTCCACTACTCCTGTAGCTCCATCGACTATTACGACTACTGAAGCTCCAGTGTCCACTACTCCTGTAGCTCCATCGACTACTACGACTACTGAAGCTCCAGTGTCCACTACTCCTGTAGCTCCATCGTCTACTACGACTACTGAGGCTCCAGTGTCCACTACTCCTGTAGCTCCATCGACTACTACGACTACTGACGCTCCAGTGTCCACTACTCCTGTAGCTCCATCGACTACTACGACAACTGAAGCTCCAGTGTCCACTACTCCTGTAGCTCCATCGACTACTACGACTACTGAATCTCCAGTGTCCAGTACTCCAGAGAGCACTACCGAAGCCGCTTCCACTTCCGAGCGTTCACCTGAGGAAGATATCGACAGATCCTTGCGTCTCGGTCAGAGGAGATCTTGGAACCTGTTTAAGCGCTTCTTCTAA
- the LOC6609721 gene encoding uncharacterized protein LOC6609721 codes for MVTSAMKTAIILLLALRACAAEPPPRTLNSLCSYLDDGRETVSSLGNTKKCFARYLPELESEGATWSQEYNACQKSTITERLYLLTDVTGAQEEIREAALDISSYIDQCLALTESLDFFNCFAKMAKLQLANVYSISFNATEQALILNKKLSRIEMEHYRCTNQTEQNYVKETDTIFRSLDQCLLNDTH; via the exons ATGGTCACCAGTGCCATGAAAACTGCTATCATTCTGCTTCTAGCCCTTAGG GCCTGTGCTGCTGAGCCTCCTCCCCGAACTCTCAACTCATTGTGCTCCTACTTAGATGATGGAAGGGAAACTGTTTCGAGTTTGGGCAACACCAAGAAGTGTTTTGCCCGTTACCTACCGGAACTGGAGAGTGAAGGGGCTACCTGGTCGCAAGAATATAATGCATGTCAAAAGAGTACCATTACCGAGCGGCTGTACTTGCTAACGGATGTCACTGGGGCTCAGGAGGAGATTCGAGAGGCTGCCCTGGACATCTCATCATACATTGATCAGTGTTTGGCCCTGACGGAGTCCCTGGACTTTTTCAACTGCTTTGCCAAAATG GCTAAGCTACAGTTGGCGAATGTCTACAGTATTTCATTTAATGCCACCGAGCAGGCTTTAATACTAAATAAGAAATTAAGTAGAATCGAAATGGAGCACTATCGCTGCACAAATCAAACCGAACAAAATTATGTGAAAGAAACCGATACAATCTTTCGATCCTTGGATCAGTGTCTGCTAAATGATACACATTGA
- the LOC6609722 gene encoding uncharacterized protein LOC6609722 isoform X1: MEALRRFLRTETRCRLYGIHTIILFALFLGFSVAAEVPDLLTPEPDITIDECHDEFTIACANASLVFSDSYDLCELNANETIINLEVDVELERLQIELGSSAVCENMQICDTLVDDLEYFQCINKNGIHSLDILTEINYNATSAYTRLHEDYDAVHRALLLCGLDAQKKYLEDIRQAHRELTQCRSEIDELNNE; encoded by the exons ATGGAAGCACTACGTCGATTTTTAAGAACGGAGACCCGTTGTCGCCTCTACGGGATACATACCATAATATTGTTTGCCCTATTTTTGGGTTTCTCGGTGGCTGCTGAGGTACCGGATTTGCTCACCCCCGAACCGGATATCACGATAGACGAATGCCACGATGAGTTCACCATTGCCTGTGCCAACGCCTCGCTGGTCTTCTCCGATTCCTACGATCTGTGCGAACTGAATGCCAATGAGACCATCATCAATCTAGAGGTCGATGTGGAACTGGAGCGACTCCAAATCGAGTTGGGATCCAGTGCGGTGTGCGAAAATATGCAAATCTGCGACACATTGGTTGACGATCTGGAGTACTTTCAGTGCATCAATAAAAAC GGAATCCATAGCCTTGACATTCTGAccgaaataaattacaatGCCACGAGTGCTTATACACGACTACACGAGGATTATGATGCAGTGCATCGGGCGCTTTTGCTTTGCGGCCTCGATGCCCAGAAAAAGTACTTGGAGGACATAAGGCAGGCCCACAGAGAACTCACTCAATGTCGATCGGAAATCGATGAGCTTAACAACGAGTAG
- the LOC6609718 gene encoding uncharacterized protein LOC6609718: MEGQCVAVVAFAVLLAGLCVLSGLNAAPVECNNGGGIQISDVGFQSQTQTGPGCQTQTSEDGTQSQSQSQSGNGYQSQTQCSGSSCGQFNTFPPLFTIKPLEPLAPITWQPWGQMRNNQVQQQINLG, encoded by the exons ATGGAAGGCCAATGCGTGGCAGTCGTCGCATTTGCTGTTTTGCTCGCCGGATTGTGCGTGCTATCCGGTCTGAAT GCGGCACCCGTGGAATGCAATAATGGCGGTGGCATCCAGATCTCTGACGTTGGCTTCCAGAGCCAGACGCAAACCGGTCCCGGCTGCCAGACCCAGACCTCCGAGGATGGAACCCAGAGCCAAAGCCAGAGTCAGTCGGGCAATGGCTACCAATCGCAGACGCAGTGCAGCGGCTCATCCTGTGGTCAGTTCAACACCTTCCCGCCGCTATTCACCATTAAGCCGCTGGAGCCGTTGGCACCCATCACCTGGCAGCCCTGGGGGCAAATGAGGAACAACCAGGTGCAGCAGCAGATCAATCTTGgttaa
- the LOC6609720 gene encoding nuclear pore complex protein NUP62 yields the protein MKLLCSVLILASVLAANAKPNVQLQLQSALDQYLVHARNLDTTVSADVTTQCFNLYLPMLNEVAATFSTSYQACISTANAETANLTAEADKQQKIYKAEVTSLCSAFTACNSDNDTTNFFTCYANAAESDVSVIYGIATNAASSASSLSMGIQAIQDTEYQCTNTTESDYVRDTAATYDLLDSCLKYGVPTTSTAAPSSSSPVDSSSGAPVTDGTTVVASSTTAADTTVAVTTAAPGTAAPATTAAPGTSASS from the exons ATGAAGCTTCTGTGCAGTGTGCTAATCCTCGCCAGCGTTCTGGCGGCCAAC GCCAAGCCCAATgttcagctgcagctgcagagTGCCCTCGACCAGTATCTGGTGCATGCCCGCAATTTGGATACCACCGTTTCCGCGGATGTGACCACCCAGTGCTTCAACCTCTATCTGCCCATGCTGAATGAAGTGGCTGCCACCTTCTCCACTTCCTACCAGGCCTGCATCAGCACCGCCAATGCCGAGACCGCCAATCTGACCGCCGAGGCCGACAAGCAGCAGAAGATCTACAAGGCGGAGGTCACCAGCCTCTGCAGCGCCTTCACCGCCTGCAACAGTGACAACGACACCACCAACTTCTTCACATGCTACGCCAATGCG GCCGAAAGTGATGTATCTGTGATCTACGGCATCGCCACCAATGCCGCCAGTTCGGCCAGCTCCCTGAGCATGGGCATTCAGGCCATCCAGGACACCGAGTACCAGTGCACCAACACCACGGAGAGCGACTACGTCCGGGATACCGCTGCCACTTACGATCTGTTGGACAGCTGCCTGAAGTACGGAGTGCCCACCACCTCCACGGCCGccccctcctcctccagccCCGTTGATAGCTCGAGCGGGGCTCCTGTCACTGATGGCACCACTGTTGTGGCATCGTCCACCACCGCTGCTGACACCACTGTGGCTGTGACCACCGCAGCACCCGGAACCGCTGCTCCGGCGACCACCGCCGCCCCCGGCACTTCGGCCTCTTCTTAA
- the LOC6609722 gene encoding uncharacterized protein LOC6609722 isoform X2 gives MEALRRFLRTETRCRLYGIHTIILFALFLGFSVAAEVPDLLTPEPDITIDECHDEFTIACANASLVFSDSYDLCELNANETIINLEVDVELERLQIELGSSAVCENMQICDTLVDDLEYFQCINKNP, from the exons ATGGAAGCACTACGTCGATTTTTAAGAACGGAGACCCGTTGTCGCCTCTACGGGATACATACCATAATATTGTTTGCCCTATTTTTGGGTTTCTCGGTGGCTGCTGAGGTACCGGATTTGCTCACCCCCGAACCGGATATCACGATAGACGAATGCCACGATGAGTTCACCATTGCCTGTGCCAACGCCTCGCTGGTCTTCTCCGATTCCTACGATCTGTGCGAACTGAATGCCAATGAGACCATCATCAATCTAGAGGTCGATGTGGAACTGGAGCGACTCCAAATCGAGTTGGGATCCAGTGCGGTGTGCGAAAATATGCAAATCTGCGACACATTGGTTGACGATCTGGAGTACTTTCAGTGCATCAATAAAAAC CCTTGA
- the LOC6609719 gene encoding uncharacterized protein LOC6609719, translating to MNILCTVLIIASVLAANAKPNTQVQSALDQYLVHARNLDTFVSEDMTTQCFNLYMPMLNQVAATFSSSYQDCITTANAQTANLTAQAEQQQKTYQSDVLTLCSAFTACDNNTDTANFFNCYVNAADNDVSVIYNLASNAASSATSLSSGIQAIQATEYQCTNTTQNNYVRDTAATYDLLDNCLKNGVPTTTATSSSAPQTTSTTEGGFFFGL from the exons atgaatattctgtgcaccGTGCTAATCATCGCCAGCGTTTTGGCGGCCAAC GCCAAGCCCAATACCCAGGTCCAGAGTGCCTTGGATCAGTATCTGGTGCATGCTCGCAACCTGGATACATTTGTTTCTGAGGATATGACCACGCAGTGCTTCAACCTATACATGCCCATGCTGAACCAAGTGGCTGCCACTTTCTCTAGTTCCTATCAGGACTGCATCACCACCGCCAATGCCCAGACCGCCAATCTGACCGCCCaggcggagcagcagcagaagaccTATCAGTCCGACGTTTTAACACTCTGCAGTGCCTTTACCGCCTGCGACAACAACACTGATACCGCCAACTTCTTCAACTGCTACGTCAACGCT GCTGATAATGACGTCTCTGTGATCTACAACCTGGCCAGCAACGCTGCCAGTTCGGCCACCTCCTTGAGTTCGGGCATCCAAGCCATCCAGGCCACCGAGTACCAGTGCACCAACACAACGCAGAACAACTACGTCCGGGATACTGCTGCCACCTACGATCTGCTGGACAATTGCCTCAAGAATGGAGTGCCCACCACTACCGCCACATCCTCATCAGCTCCTCAAACTACCTCTACCACAGAAGGCGGTTTCTTCTTTGGCCTTTGA